One window from the genome of Elaeis guineensis isolate ETL-2024a chromosome 5, EG11, whole genome shotgun sequence encodes:
- the LOC140858105 gene encoding uncharacterized protein translates to MALRKYKPSGDALSASMAPLNFAKQVHEKANAVEPEMTTGLSTEADVDIDLREVYFLIMHFLSAGPCKRTYGQLWNELLEHQLLPRRYHAWYSRSGLWSGDEDDDGTSLPLCYLKLAERYSHIEKDHLVKLLKQLILNSSPQLHGMVGGGPPNAADVPTLLGSGSFSLLGSDRDKEEKGANKLPGYLRWPHMQADQVRGLSLREIGGGFTKHHRAPSVRAACYAIAKPLTLVQKMQIIKKLRGHQNAVYCAIFDRLGRYVITGSDDRLVKIWSMETAFCLASCRGHEGDITDLAVSSNNALVASSSNDFIIRVWRLPDGLPISVLRGHTGAVTAIAFSPRPSAVYQLLSSSDDGTCRIWDARYSQLSPRIYVPKPSDTSTVKSSDPSPSTVQQSHQILCCAFNANGTVFVTGSSDTYARVWNACKSNTDDSDQPNHEMDLLSGHENDVNYVQFSGCAVASRSSTADILKEDNIPKFKNSWFTHDNIVTCSRDGSAIIWIPRSRRSHGKVGRWTRAYHLKVPPPPMPPQPPRGGPRQRFQPTPRGVNMIVWSLDNRFVLAAIMDCRICVWNASDGSLVHSLIGHSESTFVLDVHPFNPRIAMSAGYDGKTIIWDIWEGTPVQIYETGRFKLVDGKFSPDGTSIVLSDEVGQIFIIATGQGESQKDAKYDQFFLGDYRPLIQDTHGNVLDQETQLAPYRRNVQDLLCDSSMIPYPEPYQSMYQQRRLGTLGIEWRPPSVKFAVGPSYNVNTGDYQMLPIVDLDRWNEPLPEFVDVIDWEPENEVQSDDTDSEYNVADEYSSEGERESLSSSSSGEPVCSADDSGVDHNNESRRRSKRKKHKSEAEFTTSSGRRIKKRNLDERDGTTLSRTHRPRRSRNGRLASRKKSSKSKSLRPQRRAARNALNLFSKITGASTDGEDEDDSESSTSESDSLLPDSNTQSVESDKSMQNKQIKHAREKEVSRDEYEDVAKPSPIESQANTGSRRRLVLKLPRRDAKAILSSERTRVECDEQDGLVKSLAKANSGLGNSNRTYKPAHISSNTADDIREIGLTEKSDKPNLSAGYQGSTIKWGEVKLRSSKRLRLGDASVTDTWPARNAFPGGPSIIGSDTHGHLKSEDEYGTSSNSRIQAYGNSLDRMGYKDKAQVEDGVSQGLGGAGVEELSSDSREKSLIPAQLSPYIDQQNKFTIRVTCNGNITESTTRMDDEYRESPQNSESKGIDVLLKGSEVLNDNKNGYLFSSENNADHDQVEKNAQPSCLRLRIRSRELAKETGNSFSKLKSVAVEDWRSSDCELMSDSPTPNEQNVVSVVHEEDEGTSGQSLEHGAWNNAPESLEMWANKNGAPSISHDSKQLQAESHGKMYNAVYKRSKSSRCRKNSDGDFHGVDESTSNCNNQTGKMKADLNDDVADGVRQRRSMGTRASTNEVTPKAGSFQVKQGHGSLETSRSGGRLILNGGDQLLSDEWKSTSHMTVGLRSARNRRENYSSRVPRPLDKRKYQPLRKLSWLMLLEHEESYRYIPQQGDEVAYLRQGHEEYIKTSRSHEAGPWKLIKSLKAVEFCKVQGLDYSTLPGSGESCCKLTLEFIDPSSSGFGKAFKVTLPELVAFPDFLVERTRYDASIERNWTHRDKCQVWWRNEDGDGGSWWEGRILAVKPKSLDFLESPWERYVIQYRSDSSGQHLHSPWELHDADSQWEHPHIDDMARSRLLSSIAKIEQTSIRNQDCYGIQKLNQVAQKSDFLNRFPVPLSLEVIKRRLENNYYRTLEAVKHDASVMLSNAESYFGKSAEMTMKMRRLSDWITRTFSLL, encoded by the exons ATGGCTCTGAGGAAATATAAACCTTCTGGTGATGCATTGTCTGCCAGTATGGCACCTCTGAATTTTGCAAAACAGGTGCATGAGAAGGCCAATGCTGTGGAGCCAGAGATGACAACAGGTCTCTCAACAGAGGCTGATGTAGATattgacctcagggaagtttacTTTTTGATAATGCATTTCCTATCAGCCGGGCCATGTAAGAGGACATATGGACAATTATGGAATGAGCTGTTGGAGCATCAACTTCTACCTAGAAGATACCATGCCTGGTATTCAAGAAGTGGTTTATGGAGTGGtgatgaagatgatgatggcACGTCTCTTCCACTGTGCTACCTTAAGTTGGCTGAGAG GTATTCTCACATTGAAAAAGATCACTTGGTGAAGCTTTTGAAGCAATTGATTCTTAATTCTTCCCCTCAATTGCATGGCATGGTCGGTGGAGGTCCTCCAAATGCAGCTGATGTTCCCACACTCCTGGGATCTGGTTCCTTTTCTCTTCTTGGAT CTGATAGGGACAAGGAAGAAAAGGGAGCCAATAAATTGCCTGGTTATCTGCGTTGGCCACACATGCAGGCTGATCAGGTCCGTGGGTTAAGTTTGAGGGAGATAGGTGGTGGTTTCACAAAACACCATCGTGCTCCATCTGTTCGTGCAGCATGTTATGCCATTGCTAAACCATTGACTCTAGTGCAAAAGAtgcaaatcataaaaaaattgcgCGGACATCAAAATGCTGTCTATTGTG CTATATTTGATCGCTTGGGGCGATATGTAATTACTGGTTCGGATGATCGCCTTGTAAAGATCTGGTCAATGGAAACTGCATTTTGCCTGGCCAGCTGCCGTGGACATGAA GGTGACATTACTGATTTGGCTGTGAGTTCAAATAATGCATTGGTAGCATCTTCTTCAAACGATTTCATTATCAGAGTT TGGCGTTTACCTGATGGACTACCAATATCAGTCTTGAGGGGTCACACTGGAGCAGTTACTGCTATTGCCTTTAGTCCCAGGCCAAGTGCTGTTTACCAGTTGTTGTC GTCCTCCGATGATGGAACATGCCGGATCTGGGATGCTAGGTACTCACAGCTCAGTCCACGAATTTACGTCCCAAAACCTTCAGATACTTCAACTG TAAAGAGCTCTGATCCTTCTCCTAGTACTGTTCAACAAAGTCATCAGATCTTATGTTGTGCATTCAATGCTAATGGAACTGTATTTGTCACTGGCAGCTCGGACACATATGCGAGG GTCTGGAATGCTTGTAAGAGCAACACTGATGATTCTGACCAACCAAATCATGAGATGGATCTTTTATCGGGTCATGAAAATGATGTTAATTATGTGCAATTCAG TGGCTGTGCTGTGGCTTCTAGATCATCTACAGCTGATATTCTAAAGGAGGATAATATTCCAAAGTTCAAAAATTCCTG GTTTACCCATGACAACATTGTCACGTGCTCCCGTGATGGCAGTGCAATTATTTGGATTCCAAGATCCCGACGATCTCAT GGAAAAGTTGGGCGCTGGACACGTGCTTACCATCTTAAGGTTCCTCCTCCACCTATGCCTCCCCAACCTCCTCGTGGAGGTCCACGTCAGAGATTTCAGCCAACTCCTCGAGGTGTTAATATGATTGTGTGGAGCCTGGATAATCGCTTTGTGCTTGCTGCTATCATGG ACTGCAGAATATGTGTTTGGAATGCTTCTGATGGCAGTTTAGTTCATTCATTGATTGGCCATAGTGAATCA ACATTTGTCTTGGATGTGCATCCTTTCAATCCTCGGATAGCTATGAGTGCTGGGTATGATGGAAAGACGATCATCTGGGAT ATATGGGAGGGCACACCAGTACAGATCTATGAAACTGGACGCTTTAAGTTGGTTGATGGAAAGTTCTCTCC GGATGGGACATCAATTGTTCTCTCAGATGAAGTTGGACAAATATTTATAATCGCCACTGGGCAAGGGGAGTCTCAGAAGGATGCGAAATACGATCAG TTTTTCCTTGGAGATTATCGCCCCCTTATCCAAGATACTCATGGAAATGTTTTAGATCAG GAGACTCAGCTTGCACCATATCGAAGGAATGTTCAGGATCTCCTTTGCGATTCAA GCATGATCCCATACCCTGAACCTTACCAGAGCATGTACCAGCAGCGTCGGTTGGGAACCCTGGGTATTGAGTGGCGTCCTCCTTCAGTAAAATTTGCGGTTGGCCCAAGTTACAATGTCAACACTGGTGATTATCAAATGCTGCCAATTGTAGACCTGGATAGGTGGAATGAGCCATTACCAGAATTTGTAGATGTCATTGACTGGGAACCAGAAAATGAAGTACAAAGTGATGATACTGATTCTGAGTACAATGTTGCTGATGAATATTCAAGTGAAGGGGAGCGTGAAAGTCTAAGCAGCAGTTCCTCAGGAGAGCCTGTGTGCAGTGCAGATGACAGTGGAGTTGACCATAATAATGAGAGCCGCCGGAGATCTAAAAGGAAGAAGCACAAGTCAGAA GCTGAGTTCACTACTTCTTCTGGGAGGCGAATTAAGAAAAGGAACTTGGATGAGCGCGATGGCACTACTCTATCAAGGACTCATAGACCACGGAGGTCAAGAAATGGACGATTGGCTTCAAGGAAAAAATCATCTAAATCAAAGTCATTGCGGCCTCAAAGACGTGCTGCGCGCAATGCTctcaatttattttctaaaataactGGAGCTTCGACAGACGGAGAAGATGAAGATGACTCGGAGAGCAGTACCTCAGAAAGTGATTCGTTGCTTCCAGATTCGAACACTCAAAGTGTCGAGTCTGACAAGTCAATGCAGAATAAGCAGATAAAACATGCAAGGGAGAAGGAAGTCTCCAGAGATGAGTATGAAGATGTTGCAAAACCTTCCCCTATTGAATCGCAAGCAAACACTGGAAGTAGGAGGAGATTAGTCTTGAAGTTGCCACGTCGTGATGCAAAAGCCATTTTGTCTTCTGAAAGAACAAGAGTTGAATGTGATGAGCAGGATGGTCTTGTTAAGTCATTGGCTAAAGCAAATTCTGGTTTAGGTAACTCTAATAGAACATACAAGCCAGCACATATTTCCAGTAACACAGCTGATGATATCAGAGAAATAGGGCTAACTGAAAAGTCAGATAAGCCAAACTTGTCTGCAGGTTACCAGGGTAGCACAATCAAATGGGGAGAAGTAAAGTTGCGCTCTTCTAAGCGTCTGAGATTGGGTGATGCTTCAGTGACAGATACATGGCCTGCACGTAATGCATTTCCAGGTGGTCCTAGCATCATTGGAAGTGACACTCATGGGCATCTCAAATCAGAGGATGAGTATGGAACATCCTCCAACTCTAGGATCCAAGCTTATGGAAACAGTCTTGACAGAATGGGATACAAAGATAAAGCACAAGTTGAAGATGGTGTTTCCCAAGGATTGGGCGGTGCAGGAGTTGAAGAGCTTTCTTCTGATAGCAGGGAAAAGTCTTTGATACCTGCACAGTTATCACCATATATTGATCAACAGAACAAGTTCACAATCAGAGTCACATGTAATGGCAACATAACTGAGTCAACGACACGCATGGATGATGAATACCGAGAGAGCCCTCAGAACAGTGAATCGAAGGGTATTGATGTGCTGCTAAAAGGATCTGAAGTGTTGAATGATAATAAAAATGGTTATTTATTTAGCAGTGAGAACAACGCTGACCATGATCAAGTGGAGAAAAATGCTCAGCCCAGCTGTCTTAGGCTAAGGATCAGATCAAGAGAACTAGCTAAGGAAACCGGCAATTCATTTTCCAAGTTAAAATCTGTTGCAGTTGAAGATTGGAGGAGCTCTGACTGTGAATTAATGTCTGACAGTCCAACACCAAATGAACAAAATGTAGTTTCTGTGGTGCATGAAGAGGATGAGGGTACTAGTGGACAGAGTCTAGAGCATGGTGCATGGAATAATGCACCAGAAAGCTTGGAGATGTGGGCAAATAAAAATGGTGCGCCATCCATTTCACATGATTCAAAGCAGTTGCAAGCAGAGTCCCATGGTAAGATGTATAATGCTGTGTATAAAAGGTCAAAGTCATCCAGGTGTAGGAAGAATTCCGATGGTGATTTCCATGGAGTGGATGAAAGCACATCAAATTGCAACAACCAAACTGGAAAGATGAAAGCGGATCTCAATGATGATGTGGCTGATGGTGTCCGTCAAAGAAGATCCATGGGCACGAGGGCAAGCACAAACGAGGTTACACCTAAGGCAGGTAGTTTCCAAGTGAAACAAGGACATGGTTCTTTAGAAACATCCAGAAGTGGAGGAAGGTTGATATTAAATGGTGGCGATCAACTTCTATCTGATGAATGGAAGTCAACTTCACATATGACTGTTGGTTTACGGTCAGCTAGAAACAGAAGAGAAAATTATAGCTCTCGTGTCCCAAGACCTTTAGATAAGCGAAAATACCAACCATTACGGAAACTTTCATGGCTGATGTTGTTAGAGCATGAGGAGAGCTATCGATATATTCCGCAACAAGGTGATGAAGTTGCATACTTGAGACAG GGCCATGAAGAATATATCAAAACTTCTCGTTCGCATGAAGCAGGGCCTTGGAAGTTGATCAAAAGCCTAAAAGCTGTAGAATTTTGCAAAGTTCAAGGCCTTGATTACTCTACTCTTCCTGGATCTGGGGAGAGCTGCTGCAAACTTACACTTGAATTTATCGATCCTTCTTCCAGTGGATTTGGTAAAGCCTTCAAAGTCACTTTGCCTGAGCTTGTTGCTTTTCCTGACTTCCTTGTGGAAAGGACACGTTATGATGCTTCCATTGAGAGAAACTGGACACACAGAGACAAGTGTCAGGTGTGGTGGAGGAATGAGGATGGAGATGGTGGGAGTTGGTGGGAGGGTCGGATTTTGGCAGTAAAGCCTAAATCTTTGGACTTTCTGGAGAGTCCATGGGAGAGATATGTTATTCAGTACAGAAGTGATTCCTCTGGCCAGCATTTACATAGTCCATGGGAACTTCATGATGCTGATAGCCAGTGGGAGCATCCCCATATTGATGACATGGCCAGGAGCCGGTTGTTATCAAGTATTGCCAAGATAGAACAAACCTCAATCAGAAATCAG GACTGCTATGGTATTCAAAAATTGAATCAGGTAGCACAGAAGTCTGATTTTCTAAACAG